The genomic DNA AGAATCCATCTGCGTCTCCATTATCAGTATTTACTATTTCTTTTTTATATGGCAGCCAATTACGTAATGCTTCATATGTAAGCCATTTCCCTAATTGCTCATATCCTGTTGAGTACAAAATGTTTGGAGTATTTTTTTCTCGCAATATTGAAAGCCAATGTTTTATTAATGGATGAGGAGGAACAATAACCTTTAGTGACATTGCCATCTATTTTCCTTTAAGATACTCTTACAAACTTTAAATACTTAAGTTCTAAAATACAGTCTTATTATGATTAAATCAATTGTTTTCCCCTCACTAAAGAATGCATTAATTACTTTGTTATTTGTTGGGATTTTATTTTTTAATTCTGTAAATTCTGCATGGGCTAAAAGACCTCCTGAGATTAGAAACCAGCAAGACCTTAATTTAGAGCCAGATATGCATGGTCAAGATTTAAGCGGTAACGAATACGTTAAGTTTGATTTGAATGGGTTTAATTTCAGTGAAAGTAATTTAGAAGGGGCGGTGTTCAATAATAGTAAATTGCAAAACTCAAAGTTTACTGGAGCAAATTTAAGAGATGCACTAGCTTATGCAACAGACTTTACAGATGCTGATCTTTCGGATGTTAAT from Prochlorococcus marinus str. GP2 includes the following:
- a CDS encoding pentapeptide repeat-containing protein, producing the protein MIKSIVFPSLKNALITLLFVGILFFNSVNSAWAKRPPEIRNQQDLNLEPDMHGQDLSGNEYVKFDLNGFNFSESNLEGAVFNNSKLQNSKFTGANLRDALAYATDFTDADLSDVNFTNALLMESNFEGAKIDGADFTDAVLSRTQQKQLCAIANGTNSSTGESTEYSLGC